From one Halosimplex rubrum genomic stretch:
- a CDS encoding NUDIX hydrolase — protein sequence MGWTVETDAVANCPTCGDDLGERETSDGPRPHCAACDLTIYRNPVPMARATVVDGDELLVVRLGVGEDAGEWALPGGRIEHGEPPRAGAARELEEETGLAVAPDDLQLVGDGFLEFDATTMVSFNYAAPADAASGTVAAASDAAAARFVSRAELREIDAPFRASGRDQLLAALDALGDG from the coding sequence ATGGGATGGACTGTCGAGACCGACGCCGTCGCGAACTGCCCGACCTGCGGCGACGACCTCGGCGAGCGCGAGACATCGGACGGGCCCCGCCCGCACTGCGCGGCCTGCGACCTGACGATCTACCGGAACCCGGTCCCGATGGCGCGAGCGACGGTCGTCGACGGCGACGAACTCCTGGTGGTCCGCTTGGGGGTCGGCGAGGACGCCGGCGAGTGGGCGCTCCCCGGCGGCCGGATCGAACACGGCGAACCGCCCCGCGCCGGCGCCGCGCGCGAACTCGAAGAGGAGACGGGGCTGGCGGTGGCGCCCGACGACCTACAGCTCGTCGGCGACGGCTTTCTGGAGTTCGACGCGACGACGATGGTGTCGTTCAACTACGCCGCGCCCGCCGACGCGGCGTCGGGGACCGTCGCGGCGGCCTCCGACGCCGCCGCCGCGCGGTTCGTCTCCCGGGCGGAACTGCGCGAGATCGACGCCCCGTTCCGTGCCTCCGGCCGCGACCAACTGCTGGCCGCGCTCGACGCCCTCGGCGACGGGTAG
- a CDS encoding 50S ribosomal protein L37ae: protein MAEQQGRTGSAGRFGARYGRVARRRVAEIEGEMNEDHTCPDCGEDRVDRQGTGIWECGYCGHTFTGGAYTPTTPGGRTVTRSIRAALADDDE from the coding sequence ATGGCTGAACAGCAGGGACGAACCGGAAGCGCGGGTCGGTTCGGCGCGCGGTACGGCCGCGTCGCTCGCCGCCGCGTCGCCGAGATCGAGGGCGAGATGAACGAGGACCACACGTGCCCCGACTGCGGCGAGGACCGCGTCGACCGCCAGGGCACCGGCATCTGGGAGTGCGGCTACTGCGGTCACACCTTCACCGGTGGCGCGTACACCCCGACGACCCCCGGCGGCCGGACGGTCACCCGGTCGATCCGCGCCGCACTCGCCGACGACGACGAATGA
- a CDS encoding bacterio-opsin activator domain-containing protein, producing the protein MSERVEGPGAVTDPVVAELLDAVEDPAVVCDPDGTVRAWNGPFAERIEADPRDSSVPAVVDCPSDPLGRAVETGERTIGSGPVRSSGREVTVAVRPVERDGAVTAAVVTLSDAADPFETERALYEASVDAAADAVYVVDRSHTIRAASDGFRRFTGIPTDRVVGRDVDCLRELGIIDGDIFHEGMRALRELFAGAVDSHTITSHVRLDGGMGYVENRLSPIERDGEVVAVVNVVRDVTERERRREALAANRERLSTIMEDLPVMMVVVDGEGRIDHCQGLDFDALVCDRSEFLGEPVEAFEPVCPGLVEGFHRALDGETGDATAAIGDRTYKACFEPLTESEPGADDAAPAGAIAVAIDITDRTRREAERQAREQELRAVIESSADPIAMQDVDGRYRVVNEAMVETIDDDRDSIVGSTPAAVFDDRFATRVEAHRRAVLDTGRARVVEETVAGEPTDETIQLTFAPYHGPDGEVQGTVSIARNITELERQRGELETLAEIQELVQESVRALTGATTSEAIKESVCERLADSEYYEFAWIGQREASKREVTPTHWTGIADDYLEEITVTVAADDRGGGPAGEAYRTGEVQVVHDVTSDPVFEPWREAAVESGVGSMVAVPLTHGSTTHGLLAVYADRPNAFSRRELSGFETLGEAVGFALAAAQYRRLVESDSVLELEFEVHSGTPLFAASREHDCRFEIDHAVRTGDDRVVNYLTVEGADPEVGAAAAKELSNLEEIRELDREDGPHFEMTLTDSVFRFLADAGARGKRGIVEDGVGHMLVEAPADLDVRRVTEAMDARFPDVSLAAKRERHRTDAPWWPGHGDIGARLTDRQRAVLKTAYYNGYYEWPRDADSETLADSLDIASTTFLQHLRKGHRRVLEAMFDSQ; encoded by the coding sequence GTGAGCGAGCGAGTGGAAGGGCCGGGGGCGGTGACCGACCCCGTCGTCGCCGAGCTGCTCGACGCCGTCGAAGACCCGGCCGTCGTCTGCGACCCGGACGGGACCGTCCGCGCCTGGAACGGGCCGTTCGCCGAGCGGATTGAGGCGGACCCGCGGGACTCGTCGGTTCCGGCGGTCGTCGACTGCCCGAGCGACCCGCTGGGGCGGGCGGTCGAGACCGGTGAGCGGACGATCGGGAGCGGGCCGGTCCGGTCGAGCGGTCGGGAGGTGACCGTCGCCGTCCGGCCGGTCGAGCGCGACGGGGCGGTCACGGCCGCCGTCGTGACGCTGTCGGACGCGGCGGACCCCTTCGAGACGGAGCGGGCGCTCTACGAGGCCAGCGTCGACGCGGCGGCCGACGCCGTCTACGTCGTCGACCGCTCGCACACGATCCGGGCGGCCAGTGACGGGTTCCGGCGCTTTACGGGTATCCCGACCGACCGCGTCGTGGGGCGGGACGTGGACTGCCTGCGCGAACTCGGGATCATCGACGGCGACATCTTCCACGAGGGGATGCGGGCGCTGCGGGAGCTGTTCGCGGGCGCGGTCGACAGCCACACCATCACCTCGCACGTCCGGCTCGACGGCGGGATGGGGTACGTCGAGAACCGGCTGTCGCCGATCGAGCGCGACGGCGAGGTGGTCGCGGTGGTCAACGTCGTCCGCGACGTGACCGAGCGCGAGCGCCGCCGGGAGGCGCTGGCGGCCAACCGCGAGCGGCTGTCGACCATCATGGAGGACCTGCCGGTCATGATGGTCGTGGTCGACGGCGAGGGGCGGATCGACCACTGTCAGGGGCTGGACTTCGACGCGCTGGTCTGCGACCGGTCGGAGTTCCTCGGCGAGCCCGTCGAGGCGTTCGAGCCGGTGTGTCCGGGCCTGGTCGAGGGGTTCCACCGGGCGCTCGACGGGGAGACGGGGGACGCGACGGCGGCGATCGGCGACCGGACCTACAAGGCGTGTTTCGAGCCGCTGACCGAGTCCGAGCCCGGCGCGGACGACGCGGCGCCCGCGGGTGCCATCGCCGTCGCCATCGACATCACCGACCGCACGCGCCGGGAGGCGGAACGGCAGGCCCGCGAGCAGGAACTGCGCGCGGTCATCGAGAGCAGCGCGGACCCGATCGCGATGCAGGACGTCGACGGTCGCTACCGGGTCGTCAACGAGGCGATGGTCGAGACCATCGACGACGACCGGGACTCGATCGTCGGCTCGACGCCGGCGGCGGTGTTCGACGACCGGTTCGCGACGCGCGTCGAGGCCCACCGCCGCGCGGTGCTGGACACCGGGCGGGCCCGGGTCGTCGAGGAGACGGTGGCCGGCGAGCCGACCGACGAGACCATCCAGTTGACCTTCGCGCCGTACCACGGGCCGGACGGCGAGGTGCAGGGGACCGTCAGCATCGCCAGGAACATCACCGAACTGGAGCGCCAGCGCGGCGAACTGGAGACGCTGGCGGAGATCCAGGAGCTCGTCCAGGAGAGCGTCCGGGCGCTGACGGGCGCGACGACCAGCGAGGCGATCAAGGAGAGCGTCTGCGAGCGCCTGGCCGACTCGGAGTACTACGAGTTCGCCTGGATCGGCCAGCGGGAGGCCTCCAAGCGGGAGGTGACGCCGACCCACTGGACGGGGATCGCCGACGACTACCTCGAGGAGATCACGGTCACGGTCGCGGCCGACGACCGGGGCGGGGGGCCGGCCGGCGAGGCGTACCGGACCGGCGAGGTGCAGGTCGTCCACGACGTGACGAGCGACCCGGTCTTCGAGCCGTGGCGCGAGGCCGCCGTCGAGAGCGGGGTCGGGTCGATGGTCGCGGTGCCGCTGACCCACGGGTCGACGACGCACGGCCTGCTCGCGGTGTACGCCGACCGCCCGAACGCCTTCAGCAGGCGGGAGCTCTCGGGCTTCGAGACGCTCGGCGAGGCGGTCGGCTTCGCGCTCGCGGCCGCCCAGTACCGCCGGCTCGTCGAATCCGACTCCGTCCTCGAACTGGAGTTCGAGGTCCACAGCGGGACGCCGCTGTTCGCCGCCAGCCGCGAGCACGACTGCCGGTTCGAGATCGACCACGCGGTCCGGACCGGCGACGACCGCGTCGTCAACTACCTCACCGTCGAGGGCGCCGACCCCGAGGTCGGCGCGGCGGCGGCCAAAGAGCTGTCCAACCTCGAGGAGATCCGCGAACTCGACCGCGAGGACGGCCCGCACTTCGAGATGACGCTGACCGACTCGGTGTTCCGGTTCCTCGCCGACGCCGGCGCGCGCGGCAAGCGCGGCATCGTCGAGGACGGCGTCGGTCACATGCTCGTCGAGGCGCCGGCGGATCTGGACGTACGGCGGGTCACCGAGGCGATGGACGCCCGCTTTCCCGACGTGAGCCTGGCCGCCAAGCGCGAGCGCCACCGGACCGACGCCCCCTGGTGGCCGGGCCACGGCGACATCGGCGCCCGACTGACCGACCGCCAGCGCGCGGTCCTCAAGACGGCCTACTACAACGGCTACTACGAGTGGCCCCGCGACGCGGACTCCGAGACGCTCGCCGACTCGCTCGACATCGCCTCGACGACTTTCCTCCAGCACCTCCGCAAGGGCCACCGCCGCGTCCTCGAAGCCATGTTCGACTCGCAGTAG
- a CDS encoding DNA-directed RNA polymerase subunit P, whose translation MSYKCSRCKRDVELDEYGGVRCPYCGHRVLLKERSRDIKEVDVQ comes from the coding sequence ATGAGCTACAAGTGTTCCCGCTGCAAGCGCGACGTCGAACTGGACGAGTACGGCGGCGTCCGCTGTCCGTACTGCGGCCACCGCGTGCTCCTCAAGGAGCGCAGCCGCGACATCAAAGAAGTCGACGTGCAGTAA
- a CDS encoding KEOPS complex subunit Pcc1 — MDHEAVFDWEYPDAERARRVERAVAVEVGDIEGDRTTATLDRDGATLTVTVTAADLVALRAGCNTWLSLVSVAEDCGAAAAAD, encoded by the coding sequence GTGGACCACGAGGCCGTTTTCGACTGGGAGTATCCCGACGCCGAGCGCGCTCGCCGCGTCGAGCGAGCCGTCGCCGTCGAGGTCGGCGACATCGAGGGCGACCGCACGACCGCGACCCTCGACCGCGACGGCGCGACCCTGACCGTCACCGTGACCGCCGCCGACCTGGTGGCGCTCCGCGCCGGCTGTAACACCTGGCTGTCGCTCGTCTCGGTCGCCGAGGACTGCGGGGCCGCCGCGGCGGCGGACTGA
- a CDS encoding site-specific integrase, whose amino-acid sequence MPTDDFSGFRRRYDNALERLAEADIHPDDHDAIRSWLRARDGDLAVSSLGQYANRLRRLAEWSDVPLIDLDLDDAQELFFRVRRDDSIGRGGQPSDATVYNYQAALSTWATDRGEEWVANFDPDKPDDQEHTVDEADMLSQDDVGDLVEAARRPRNQALVEFLADTGARLTLAGSLRVKDVDLEGERATYTPNRNAIGLKGATIQPYPIIDAKASLRVYLNHSHPRPDEPEAALFHTFDECGPVAEEDGALSPSRFKSILTTLADRAEVDKPVNPHNFRHSAVTRMWREGYDKQEIQHRVQWSLDTDMWQRYVHVTAEQMNEEIFAGAGIVDDDDSLSRERQRCGNCREPVSPSARWCPNCGEAVTKEARERQQAGRQSMMSGIEDVRAPQRVSLRTQGVGILDVDPSRLGQAETPPSSSVSSDSSSSPSSIESRND is encoded by the coding sequence ATGCCGACCGACGACTTCAGTGGCTTCCGCCGTCGGTACGACAACGCACTCGAACGCCTCGCCGAGGCGGACATCCACCCCGACGACCACGACGCCATCCGCTCGTGGCTCCGCGCCCGTGACGGCGACCTCGCCGTCTCCTCGCTCGGCCAGTACGCCAACCGGCTCCGGCGCCTCGCCGAGTGGAGCGACGTGCCGCTGATCGACCTCGACCTCGACGACGCCCAGGAACTGTTCTTTCGCGTCCGTCGCGACGACTCCATCGGCCGCGGCGGCCAGCCCAGCGACGCCACCGTCTACAACTACCAGGCCGCCCTGTCGACCTGGGCGACCGACCGCGGCGAGGAGTGGGTCGCGAACTTCGACCCCGACAAGCCCGACGACCAGGAGCACACCGTCGACGAGGCGGACATGCTCTCGCAGGACGACGTCGGCGACCTCGTCGAGGCCGCCCGCCGACCGCGCAACCAGGCGCTCGTCGAGTTCCTCGCCGACACGGGCGCCCGGCTCACACTCGCCGGGTCGCTCCGGGTCAAGGACGTCGACCTGGAAGGCGAGCGCGCGACCTACACGCCGAACCGAAACGCGATCGGGCTGAAGGGCGCGACCATCCAGCCCTACCCCATCATCGACGCGAAGGCGTCGCTGCGGGTGTACCTGAACCACTCCCACCCCCGGCCCGACGAGCCCGAGGCGGCGCTGTTCCACACCTTCGACGAGTGCGGCCCCGTCGCTGAAGAGGACGGAGCCCTCTCGCCGTCGCGGTTCAAAAGCATCCTGACGACGCTCGCCGACCGTGCGGAGGTCGACAAACCTGTCAACCCCCACAACTTCAGACATTCGGCGGTCACCCGGATGTGGCGCGAAGGGTACGATAAACAGGAGATCCAGCACCGCGTCCAGTGGTCGCTGGACACGGACATGTGGCAGCGCTACGTCCACGTCACGGCCGAGCAGATGAACGAGGAGATCTTCGCCGGCGCCGGGATCGTCGACGACGACGACAGCCTCTCGCGGGAGCGCCAGCGCTGCGGGAACTGCCGCGAGCCCGTCTCCCCGTCGGCGCGCTGGTGCCCCAACTGCGGCGAGGCGGTCACGAAAGAGGCGCGCGAGCGCCAGCAGGCCGGTCGCCAATCGATGATGTCCGGGATCGAGGACGTCCGCGCCCCCCAGCGTGTCTCGCTCCGAACCCAGGGCGTCGGCATCCTCGATGTCGACCCCAGCCGCCTCGGTCAAGCCGAGACACCTCCCTCGTCGTCGGTCTCGTCCGACTCGTCGTCCTCGCCGTCGTCGATCGAGTCGAGGAACGACTGA
- a CDS encoding DUF7344 domain-containing protein, translating to MSERSGSNDGGRGRTKPAVDDLEGDRPFIDTVFEALSDWRRREVCQFFREGDVSTATVDELAMLLAASEPAGLGEPRGRSHDEFATELIETHLPRLDAAGVVDYDDRSDTVRYWGQPTVEKWLEHVTEVDGRNN from the coding sequence ATGAGTGAACGGAGCGGGTCAAACGACGGAGGACGCGGTCGCACGAAGCCTGCGGTCGACGACCTGGAGGGGGATCGACCGTTCATCGACACGGTGTTCGAAGCGCTCTCGGACTGGCGGCGCCGCGAGGTCTGTCAGTTCTTCCGCGAGGGTGACGTGAGCACGGCGACGGTGGACGAACTGGCGATGCTGCTCGCGGCCAGCGAGCCGGCGGGGCTCGGGGAGCCCCGCGGCCGCAGCCACGACGAGTTCGCGACCGAGCTGATCGAGACGCATCTCCCGCGGCTCGACGCGGCGGGCGTCGTCGACTACGACGACCGCTCGGACACGGTCCGCTACTGGGGCCAGCCGACCGTCGAGAAGTGGCTCGAACACGTCACCGAGGTCGACGGCCGAAACAACTGA